The Setaria viridis chromosome 6, Setaria_viridis_v4.0, whole genome shotgun sequence genome contains a region encoding:
- the LOC117861379 gene encoding uncharacterized protein isoform X1 yields MALSVSAPTSSSLLPPSRQVGRWSPLARSAKPVPFSLRSSPLAARAAAGNAPTSPVDEIVTELDAVAGFSEIVPDTVVFDDFERFAPTAATASSSLLLGIAGLPNTKFKSAIDTALADGECNALDKLEDRMSCYLTKALANVGAELAHQVPGRVSTEIDARLAYDTQGIIQRVHELLNLYNQHDVLTDRLLFKIPATWQGIEASRLLESDGIQTHLTFVYSFAQAAAAAQAGASVVQIFVGRLRVIYQDWARNHSGDPEIDEALKKGEDAGLALAEKVYAYIHRNGYKTKLMAAAIRNRQDVFSLLGIDYIIAPLKILQSLEESVTDPDVKYSYAPRLTPALGKTYNFTEEELVKWDQLSLAAAMGPAAEELLASGLEGYVNQARRVEELFGKIWPPPNV; encoded by the exons ATGGCGCTCTCCGTCTCCgcgcccacctcctcctccctcctcccgccCTCCCGTCAG GTGGGCAGGTGGAGTCCATTGGCGAGGTCGGCTAAGCCTGTTCCTTTCAGCCTCCGGAGCTCGCCTCTGGCTgcgcgggccgccgccggcaacgcACCCACTTCCCCCGTAGACG AGATCGTCACCGAGCTCGATGCAGTGGCCGGCTTCAGCGAGATCGTACCGGACACCGTCGTGTTCGATGATTTCGAGAG GTTCGCACCCacggcggccacggcgagcTCCTCGCTGCTGCTCGGGATCGCTGGGCTCCCGAATACCAAGTTCAAG AGTGCGATAGATACTGCACTGGCAGATGGTGAGTGCAACGCATTGGATAAGCTCGAGGACAGGATGTCCTGTTACCTCACCAAG GCCCTGGCAAACGTTGGCGCTGAACTGGCTCATCAAGTACCTGGACGTGTTTCGACTGAAATAGATGCTCGGTTGGCTTATGACACCCAGGGCATTATCCAGAGG gtgcatgAACTGCTGAATCTGTACAACCAGCATGATGTCTTAACTGACCGCCTGCTATTCAAAATTCCTGCTACATGGCAA GGCATAGAGGCCTCAAGGTTGCTTGAATCTGATGGAATTCAAACACATTTAACATTTGTATACAG TTTCGCAcaagcagcagcggcagcacaAGCAGGTGCATCTGTTGTACAGATATTTGTGGGGCGGTTGCGGGTAATTTATCAA GATTGGGCAAGGAATCACTCTGGTGACCCAGAAATAGATGAAGCTTTGAAGAAGGGAGAAGATGCTGGCCTTGCTTTG GCAGAGAAAGTATATGCCTATATTCACAGAAATGGGTACAAAACAAAGTTGATGGCTGCTGCCATACGGAACAGGCAGGATGTATTTAGCCTTCTGGG GATTGATTACATCATTGCACCTCTGAAGATATTGCAGTCTCTGGAAGAATCTGTCACTGATCCTGATGTAAAGTACAGTTATGCCCCAAGGTTGACTCCTGCCCTTGGCAAGACGTACAACTTCACTGAAGAGGAG CTTGTGAAGTGGGACCAGTTGAGTCTTGCAGCTGCTATGGGGCCCGCTGCTGAAGAATTACTTGCTTCTGGATTGGAGGGATATGTGAACCAAGCACGCCGTGTTGAGGAGCTCTTTGGGAAGATCTGGCCACCTCCGAACGTTTAA
- the LOC117861379 gene encoding uncharacterized protein isoform X2 yields MALSVSAPTSSSLLPPSRQVGRWSPLARSAKPVPFSLRSSPLAARAAAGNAPTSPVDEIVTELDAVAGFSEIVPDTVVFDDFERFAPTAATASSSLLLGIAGLPNTKFKSAIDTALADGECNALDKLEDRMSCYLTKALANVGAELAHQVPGRVSTEIDARLAYDTQGIIQRVHELLNLYNQHDVLTDRLLFKIPATWQGIEASRLLESDGIQTHLTFVYSFAQAAAAAQAGASVVQIFVGRLRDWARNHSGDPEIDEALKKGEDAGLALAEKVYAYIHRNGYKTKLMAAAIRNRQDVFSLLGIDYIIAPLKILQSLEESVTDPDVKYSYAPRLTPALGKTYNFTEEELVKWDQLSLAAAMGPAAEELLASGLEGYVNQARRVEELFGKIWPPPNV; encoded by the exons ATGGCGCTCTCCGTCTCCgcgcccacctcctcctccctcctcccgccCTCCCGTCAG GTGGGCAGGTGGAGTCCATTGGCGAGGTCGGCTAAGCCTGTTCCTTTCAGCCTCCGGAGCTCGCCTCTGGCTgcgcgggccgccgccggcaacgcACCCACTTCCCCCGTAGACG AGATCGTCACCGAGCTCGATGCAGTGGCCGGCTTCAGCGAGATCGTACCGGACACCGTCGTGTTCGATGATTTCGAGAG GTTCGCACCCacggcggccacggcgagcTCCTCGCTGCTGCTCGGGATCGCTGGGCTCCCGAATACCAAGTTCAAG AGTGCGATAGATACTGCACTGGCAGATGGTGAGTGCAACGCATTGGATAAGCTCGAGGACAGGATGTCCTGTTACCTCACCAAG GCCCTGGCAAACGTTGGCGCTGAACTGGCTCATCAAGTACCTGGACGTGTTTCGACTGAAATAGATGCTCGGTTGGCTTATGACACCCAGGGCATTATCCAGAGG gtgcatgAACTGCTGAATCTGTACAACCAGCATGATGTCTTAACTGACCGCCTGCTATTCAAAATTCCTGCTACATGGCAA GGCATAGAGGCCTCAAGGTTGCTTGAATCTGATGGAATTCAAACACATTTAACATTTGTATACAG TTTCGCAcaagcagcagcggcagcacaAGCAGGTGCATCTGTTGTACAGATATTTGTGGGGCGGTTGCGG GATTGGGCAAGGAATCACTCTGGTGACCCAGAAATAGATGAAGCTTTGAAGAAGGGAGAAGATGCTGGCCTTGCTTTG GCAGAGAAAGTATATGCCTATATTCACAGAAATGGGTACAAAACAAAGTTGATGGCTGCTGCCATACGGAACAGGCAGGATGTATTTAGCCTTCTGGG GATTGATTACATCATTGCACCTCTGAAGATATTGCAGTCTCTGGAAGAATCTGTCACTGATCCTGATGTAAAGTACAGTTATGCCCCAAGGTTGACTCCTGCCCTTGGCAAGACGTACAACTTCACTGAAGAGGAG CTTGTGAAGTGGGACCAGTTGAGTCTTGCAGCTGCTATGGGGCCCGCTGCTGAAGAATTACTTGCTTCTGGATTGGAGGGATATGTGAACCAAGCACGCCGTGTTGAGGAGCTCTTTGGGAAGATCTGGCCACCTCCGAACGTTTAA
- the LOC117860545 gene encoding DNA topoisomerase 1 beta gives MAVVNTNNPVLFDNDDDDGPISFKRSSNSVKSSRPTPSKQEGSSGGAGVPVRSQKHVAPNQQKNGVSASVSRPMHMKPPPSSPNQRPSGSGQPNSSAAHSSKSNSNDKSKLKRPLVKEENSDDSDDDVPIGLRKKVEEKKLKRVDEKADDSDDDKPLSLKINSSKMSSNCASRPVLQKAVAKVEQPDEDSDDDKPLASRLPTNAAPKSGGNASEDSEDEKPLAARFSKVSGSGNLKLTSSSKGLNNDSNGPRNLGKRPLDNSNQTSLALKKAKPSNVSASASVKREIKADDNDNTPLAQRLKIGESSKGKPSAKNVVKKSPASMKKGIKKMKGKVKTKMMKNSQFSKTMKVPPGSGGGKKWTTLEHNGVIFPPPYKPHGVKMLYNGQPVDLTPEQEEVATMFAVMKDTDYAGKPTFIENFFTDWRTLLGKNHVIKKFELCDFTPIYEWHLREKEKKKQMTTEEKKALREEKLKQEEKYMWAVVDGVKEKVGNFRVEPPGLFRGRGEHPKMGKLKRRIKPSDITINIGEDAPVPECPIPGERWKEVKHDNTVTWLAFWNDPISQKDFKYVFLAASSSLKGQSDKEKYEKSRKLKGYIQDIRDNYTKDFRSKDVAKRQIAVATYLIDKLALRAGNEKDEDEADTVGCCTLKVDNVTCLPPNKIQFDFLGKDSIRYFNTVEVEELVYKAIEGFRAGKKPGKDLFDQLDTTRLNAHLKDLMPGLTAKVFRTYNASITLDGILHKETEDGTLLEKIAVYQRANKEVAIICNHQRSVSKSHESQMTRLNERIDDLKAQRDELKVDLSKAKKGKPLGYDKEGKQKRNLAPDAIEKKIAAIETKIEKMEMEKKTKEDLKTVALGTSKINYLDPRITVAWCKRHEVPIEKIFNKSLVAKFGWAMDVDPEFRF, from the exons ATGGCTGTTGTCAACACTAACAACCCTGTTCTATTCGACAATGACGATGATGACGGCCCGATTTCGTTCAAGAGGTCTAGCAACTCCGTGAAGAGCAGCAGGCCTACCCCCTCCAAGCAGGAGGGATCGTCAGGGGGTGCTGGGGTGCCTGTCAGGAGCCAGAAGCATGTGGCTCCGAACCAGCAGAAGAACGGGGTGAGCGCCAGCGTGTCGAGGCCGATGCATatgaagccgccgccgtccagcccCAACCAGCGCCCTTCTGGGTCTGGCCAGCCAAACAGTTCGGCAGCGCATAGTTCGAAGAGTAACAGCAACGATAAGAGCAAACTGAAAAGACCTCTTGTGAAAGAAGAGAACTCTGATGATTCGGATGATGATGTGCCGATTGGGTTAAGGAAGAAGGTTGAGGAGAAGAAGTTAAAGAGAGTTGATGAGAAAGCAGATGATTCAGATGATGATAAGCCATTGAGTCTCAAGATCAACTCATCCAAAATGTCTTCCAACTGTGCGAGTAGGCCTGTTTTGCAGAAAGCTGTTGCAAAAGTTGAGCAGCCTGATGAAGATTCAGACGATGATAAGCCATTGGCAAGTAGGTTGCCTACTAATGCTGCTCCAAAAAGTGGAGGTAATGCCTCTGAAGATTCAGAGGACGAAAAGCCATTGGCGGCCCGATTCTCAAAAGTTTCTGGAAGTGGAAACCTAAAATTGACTTCTTCCAGCAAGGGGTTAAATAATGATTCAAACGGCCCGCGAAATTTGGGTAAAAGGCCTCTAGATAACAGTAATCAAACAAGTTTAGCTCTCAAGAAGGCAAAGCCTTCCAATGTATCAGCTTCAGCAAGTGTTAAAAGAGAAATCAAGGCAGATGACAATGACAACACCCCTCTTGCACAAAGGCTGAAAATTGGCGAGTCTTCGAAAGGCAAGCCATCTGCAAAGAATGTCGTCAAGAAGAGTCCTGCTTCTATGAAGAAGGGCATCAAGAAGATGAAAGGGAAAGTGAAAACAAAGATGATGAAAAATTCTCAGTTCTCAAAGACAATGAAGGTCCCTCCTGGATCTGGTGGTGGAAAGAAATGGACTACCTTGGAGCACAATGGTGTTATTTTCCCTCCACCATACAAGCCTCATGGTGTCAAAATGCTTTACAATGGGCAACCTGTTGATCTTACACCAGAGCAAGAGGAG gttGCAACAATGTTTGCTGTGATGAAAGACACAGACTACGCGGGCAAGCCAACATTCATTGAGAACTTTTTCACTGACTGGAGAACACTCCTTGGTAAAAACCATGTTATTAAGAAATTCGAGCTTTGTGATTTCACCCCGATATATGAATGGCATCTtagagagaaggagaagaagaagcagatgACGACAGAG GAGAAAAAAGCATTGCGAGAAGAGAAATTGAAGCAAGAGGAGAAGTACATGTGGGCTGTTGTAGATGGTGTTAAGGAGAAG GTTGGCAATTTTAGAGTAGAACCACCTGGGTTATTCAGGGGACGTGGAGAACATCCAAAG ATGGGGAAACTGAAACGGCGCATTAAACCAAGCGATATTACAATAAATATCGGAGAAGATGCTCCAGTCCCTGAGTGTCCGATACCTGGAGAAAG ATGGAAAGAAGTCAAACATGACAATACTGTAACATGGTTGGCCTTTTGGAACGATCCAATTAGCCAAAAAGACTTCAAGTATGTTTTCCTGGCAGCAAGTAGCTCACTTAAGGGGCAAAGTGACAAAGAGAAATATGAAAAGTCCAGAAAATTAAAG GGTTACATACAGGACATTCGTGACAACTACACGAAGGATTTCAGAAGCAAAGATGTGGCAAAGAGGCAAATTGCTGTGGCAACATACCTTATAGATAAACTAGCCCTTAGGGCAGGCAATGAAAAG gatgaagatgaagctgaTACTGTTGGTTGCTGTACGCTGAAGGTTGATAATGTTACTTGTTTGCCCCCAAATAAGATCCAG TTTGACTTTCTGGGTAAAGATTCTATAAGATATTTTAACACCGTAGAGGTTGAAGAGCTTGTGTACAAGGCAATTGAGGGTTTCCGTGCTG GTAAGAAACCAGGAAAAGATCTCTTTGACCAGCTTGATACAACTAGGCTAAACGCTCACCTGAAGGACCTAATGCCTGGGCTTACTGCAAAAGTGTTCCGTACATATAATGCTTCTATTACATTGGATGGCATT TTGCACAAGGAAACAGAAGATGGAACTCTTCTTGAAAAAATCGCTGTATATCAGCGAGCAAACAAAGAG GTTGCCATAATCTGTAACCATCAACGTAGTGTGTCAAAATCACATGAGTCCCAGATGACCAGACTGAATGAAAGGATTGATGATCTAAAG GCCCAGAGAGATGAGTTAAAAGTTGACTTGAGCAAAGCGAAGAAAGGAAAGCCTCTGGGCTATGATAAAGAAGGGAAGCAAAAGAGGAACTTGGCCCCTGATGC GATTGAAAAGAAGATTGCAGCAATTGAAACCAAGATtgagaagatggagatggagaagaagacAAAAGAGGATCTGAAGACAGTTGCACTTGGAACGTCAAAGATCAACTACCTTGATCCTAGAATTACTGTGGCATGGTGCAAACGCCATGAAGTCCCTATAGAGAAG ATTTTCAACAAATCACTTGTTGCGAAGTTTGGGTGGGCGATGGACGTTGATCCAGAATTCAGATTCTAG